Proteins found in one Bacillus sp. BGMRC 2118 genomic segment:
- a CDS encoding tetratricopeptide repeat protein, translated as MIDKNKQGIELMQEGKLEEAAKIFTEALEENPHDPILNVNFGNLLAAIGETEKALAFYKRGIELDENLATAYYSTGTIYFELEELENATHYFSKAIEKGLENQDVYFMLGLTYMYQDLFKHALPYLQRAAELNPEDDDAVFQYGICQAQLGLIDEAITTFEALTARDVQNADVYFNLGVAYAHKDNETKALEQFKKALELQPDHLLAGNGKRLLEQ; from the coding sequence ATGATAGATAAAAATAAACAGGGAATTGAGCTCATGCAAGAAGGAAAGCTGGAGGAAGCGGCGAAAATATTTACAGAAGCACTTGAGGAAAATCCACATGACCCCATTTTAAATGTGAACTTTGGGAATTTGCTTGCAGCAATAGGAGAAACAGAAAAAGCTCTTGCGTTTTATAAGCGTGGTATTGAACTTGATGAGAATCTGGCTACGGCCTACTATAGTACAGGAACTATTTATTTTGAATTAGAAGAGCTGGAAAATGCAACACATTACTTTTCAAAAGCCATTGAAAAAGGTTTAGAAAACCAGGATGTTTATTTCATGTTAGGACTAACGTATATGTACCAAGATCTCTTTAAGCATGCATTACCTTATTTGCAACGAGCAGCCGAGCTTAATCCTGAGGATGATGATGCAGTATTTCAATATGGCATTTGCCAAGCGCAATTGGGTCTAATTGATGAAGCAATCACAACTTTTGAAGCATTAACAGCTAGAGATGTACAAAATGCAGACGTTTACTTCAATTTAGGTGTTGCGTATGCTCATAAAGATAATGAGACGAAGGCTTTAGAACAATTTAAAAAAGCATTAGAACTTCAGCCTGACCATTTATTAGCTGGAAATGGAAAACGTTTATTAGAACAATAA
- a CDS encoding ATP-dependent RecD-like DNA helicase encodes MSEQYVKGYPIVTIFHNSSNLYSVIRIKIEDTNENYEDKEAIVTGYFPPLQEQESYTFYGTFKDHPKFGIQYHVTHFQKEVPRTEQGVIQYLSSDLFKGIGKKTAAKIVDVLGENAIRKIMNDPNCLKDIPGLTADKAVEIVKTLHEHQGLEQVMITLTQYGFGPQLSMKIYQTYRDQALEMIKKNPYQLIADVEGVGFAKADELGKAIGIVGEHPDRIKAGCLYIIEQFCMQDGHVYVLLNQLVEKVKQLLEANQSQQISESDISREITHLVEEGKLINEENRYYMPSLFFAEKGFVSSVKRILSQTEYEDQFPESEFLLALGSLEERLNVQYAPSQKDAIQRALTSPMLLLTGGPGTGKTTVIKGIVELYAELHGCSLEPKEYKKEEPFPFLLVAPTGRAAKRMNESTGLPAVTIHRLLGWNGVDGFDFDEDNPIDGKILIVDEVSMVDMWLANQLFKSLPEHIQVILVGDEDQLPSVGPGQVLRDLLDASTIPTVKLVDIFRQSEGSTIIQLAHEIKKGHLPPDITMQKPDRSFFKCNQYQVLDVVKKVCANAIKKGYTSRDIQVLAPMYRGAAGIDNLNLELQSLFNPKSEQKREIAFGDKVYRVGDKVLQLVNQPDQNVFNGDMGEVVSIFYAKENVEKEDLVVISYEGTEVTYKKQDLTQITHAYCCSVHKSQGSEFPIVILPVVRSYYRMLRRNLVYTAITRSKEFLILCGEEDILLQSIHRTEDNKRQTTLTERMIRHIGSEEERDKPINPVIEVEHDDVFEMSVQAERKAMVNVSPYDFME; translated from the coding sequence GTGAGTGAACAATATGTAAAAGGCTATCCAATTGTTACAATCTTTCATAATTCATCAAATTTATACTCTGTGATCCGAATCAAAATTGAAGATACAAATGAAAACTATGAAGATAAAGAAGCGATTGTTACTGGCTACTTTCCACCTCTTCAAGAACAGGAAAGCTATACATTTTATGGAACGTTTAAGGATCATCCGAAATTTGGGATTCAATATCACGTTACACACTTTCAAAAGGAAGTACCAAGAACGGAACAAGGAGTCATTCAGTATCTTTCAAGTGACTTATTTAAAGGTATTGGGAAAAAGACTGCTGCAAAAATTGTAGATGTTCTTGGTGAGAATGCGATTCGCAAAATCATGAATGACCCAAATTGCTTAAAAGATATACCAGGGTTAACAGCAGATAAAGCTGTCGAAATTGTTAAAACACTGCATGAACATCAAGGATTAGAGCAGGTCATGATTACATTGACTCAATACGGATTTGGTCCCCAGCTTTCCATGAAAATCTACCAAACATACCGAGATCAAGCTCTAGAAATGATTAAGAAAAATCCCTATCAGCTTATTGCAGATGTTGAGGGAGTCGGCTTTGCGAAAGCAGATGAATTAGGTAAGGCGATAGGTATTGTTGGTGAACATCCTGATAGAATTAAGGCAGGATGCTTATACATAATTGAACAATTTTGTATGCAAGATGGCCACGTTTATGTATTACTTAACCAACTTGTTGAAAAGGTAAAGCAGCTTTTAGAAGCCAATCAATCACAGCAAATTAGTGAATCAGATATTAGCAGGGAAATCACACATCTCGTAGAAGAGGGAAAGCTCATCAACGAGGAAAATCGTTATTATATGCCATCCTTGTTTTTTGCTGAGAAAGGTTTTGTTTCGAGTGTTAAGAGAATACTTTCACAAACTGAGTACGAAGATCAATTTCCTGAATCTGAATTTCTTCTTGCGCTAGGTTCATTAGAGGAACGGTTGAACGTTCAATATGCTCCTTCTCAAAAGGATGCCATTCAAAGGGCATTAACTTCTCCAATGTTGTTACTTACTGGCGGGCCGGGTACAGGGAAGACAACCGTCATAAAAGGAATTGTTGAGCTTTATGCTGAACTACATGGATGTTCTCTAGAACCAAAAGAATATAAGAAGGAAGAGCCTTTTCCATTTTTATTAGTTGCTCCAACTGGACGTGCAGCTAAAAGAATGAATGAATCTACAGGTCTCCCTGCAGTTACGATTCACCGTCTGCTAGGATGGAATGGTGTGGATGGTTTTGATTTTGATGAAGATAATCCAATTGACGGGAAAATATTGATTGTTGATGAAGTATCAATGGTTGATATGTGGTTAGCGAATCAATTATTTAAATCACTGCCAGAACATATCCAAGTTATTTTAGTTGGTGATGAGGACCAATTGCCGTCTGTTGGTCCAGGACAAGTATTAAGGGATTTATTAGATGCTTCCACAATACCAACCGTAAAGCTTGTGGATATTTTTAGGCAATCAGAAGGCTCAACCATCATCCAGCTTGCTCATGAAATAAAGAAAGGACATTTACCTCCTGATATTACGATGCAAAAACCTGACCGTTCCTTCTTTAAATGTAATCAATATCAAGTGTTAGATGTTGTGAAAAAGGTTTGTGCCAATGCCATTAAAAAAGGATACACCTCAAGAGATATTCAAGTTCTGGCACCTATGTACCGCGGGGCTGCCGGAATTGATAATTTGAATTTGGAGTTACAGTCACTCTTTAATCCAAAATCAGAGCAAAAAAGAGAAATTGCCTTTGGAGACAAAGTGTATCGAGTGGGGGATAAAGTCCTTCAGCTCGTTAATCAACCTGACCAAAATGTATTTAATGGAGATATGGGAGAGGTTGTATCAATTTTTTATGCGAAGGAAAATGTAGAAAAAGAGGACCTAGTTGTCATATCATACGAAGGAACTGAGGTAACGTATAAAAAGCAAGACCTGACACAAATCACACATGCTTATTGTTGCTCAGTACATAAATCACAAGGAAGTGAATTCCCAATTGTCATCCTTCCTGTTGTACGTAGCTACTACAGAATGTTAAGAAGAAACCTTGTTTATACCGCAATAACAAGAAGTAAGGAATTTTTAATATTATGTGGGGAAGAAGATATTTTATTACAAAGTATTCATCGTACAGAGGATAACAAACGTCAGACGACGCTTACGGAGAGAATGATACGTCATATAGGCAGTGAAGAAGAACGTGATAAACCTATAAATCCCGTAATTGAAGTTGAACATGATGATGTATTTGAAATGAGTGTTCAAGCTGAGAGGAAAGCAATGGTAAACGTTTCTCCGTATGACTTTATGGAATGA
- a CDS encoding photosystem reaction center subunit H, producing MFGKGGVLLRTFTLLKGQPVFNKNSGEIIGHVSDLKLSTEGTIDSIVIDQRGLFGRDKHIPVQDITSFGHDGVMIQPQESHSVGYDKESHYLCHGQGLIGQLLFTTEGEKLGIVEDVYFDEQLGTIIGYEVSEGFFADITEGKKVVKTTNPLQFGQDIILIEINM from the coding sequence GTGTTCGGAAAGGGTGGGGTACTTTTGCGAACGTTTACTCTTCTAAAAGGACAACCTGTATTTAATAAAAATTCAGGAGAAATTATTGGGCATGTTTCGGATTTGAAATTATCGACAGAGGGTACTATTGATTCTATCGTGATTGACCAAAGGGGCCTCTTTGGTCGTGATAAACATATTCCGGTTCAAGATATTACATCCTTTGGACATGACGGAGTGATGATTCAACCTCAAGAATCCCATTCGGTCGGATATGATAAAGAGAGTCATTATCTTTGCCACGGACAAGGATTAATAGGGCAATTGCTCTTTACCACTGAAGGCGAAAAGCTGGGTATTGTTGAGGATGTATATTTTGATGAACAGTTGGGCACAATCATAGGGTATGAAGTATCAGAGGGTTTTTTTGCCGATATAACCGAAGGAAAAAAGGTTGTGAAAACAACGAATCCCCTTCAATTCGGGCAAGATATAATCCTAATCGAAATCAACATGTAA
- a CDS encoding DUF3918 domain-containing protein, with amino-acid sequence MNKTMTTLVALGVGAYAYKKAADNDLMSNRTMKKLRRRVSRMM; translated from the coding sequence ATGAACAAAACGATGACAACATTAGTTGCGTTAGGTGTAGGTGCTTATGCGTACAAAAAGGCAGCGGATAATGATCTCATGTCAAATCGTACGATGAAAAAACTCCGCAGACGAGTATCGAGAATGATGTAA
- a CDS encoding AI-2E family transporter, whose translation MNVKWITRLIVLLLLFLCIFIFIRLEPFWNPIYQAILAVIVPFILASFITYLLHPLVEKLHAQNIPRPLSILIIYVLFFGSLGLALYKGIPQFLIQIREFGNNVPAIFETYRGWTSMIHEQTSQLPDGLHERIEESLVSVEEGIASTLASAIDTIKGIINYILIIAIIPFIVFYMLKDYDMIKKSVWYMTPRRYRRSGIRFLKDIDQSLGSYIRGQLLVCFLIGIIATTGLWFIGMKYPLLLGTIIGITNIIPYFGPIIGAVPAVLIAVTISGKMVLWVGILIFTLQFIEGNLLSPMIVGKSLHMHPVFIMFALLAGGEIGGVIGLIFAVPMLAILKVTIIHAKAYFTKQH comes from the coding sequence ATGAATGTTAAGTGGATTACTCGATTAATCGTTCTACTTTTACTATTTTTATGTATCTTTATTTTTATTCGTTTAGAGCCTTTTTGGAATCCAATTTATCAGGCAATCTTAGCTGTAATTGTACCGTTTATACTCGCTTCTTTCATTACCTATTTGTTACATCCACTAGTAGAGAAATTACACGCTCAAAATATTCCTCGGCCCTTATCCATTTTAATAATTTATGTTTTATTTTTTGGGAGTCTAGGTCTCGCTCTTTATAAAGGAATTCCTCAATTTCTGATTCAAATTAGAGAATTTGGTAATAATGTCCCTGCTATTTTTGAAACATATAGGGGATGGACGAGTATGATTCACGAACAAACGAGCCAGCTGCCAGATGGATTGCATGAAAGAATTGAAGAATCACTTGTATCTGTGGAAGAAGGAATTGCTTCGACGTTGGCCTCTGCTATAGATACGATAAAAGGAATCATTAATTACATCCTAATTATCGCTATTATCCCGTTTATTGTTTTTTACATGTTAAAAGATTACGATATGATAAAAAAGTCTGTCTGGTATATGACACCTCGCAGATATAGAAGATCGGGGATAAGATTTTTAAAAGACATCGATCAGTCACTAGGAAGTTATATCAGGGGACAACTTCTTGTATGTTTTCTAATTGGAATCATTGCAACTACAGGATTATGGTTCATTGGTATGAAATACCCGTTATTGCTCGGTACGATTATCGGTATCACGAACATTATCCCGTATTTTGGACCAATTATTGGTGCCGTTCCTGCTGTATTAATTGCAGTCACAATTTCAGGGAAGATGGTGCTTTGGGTAGGGATCTTAATCTTTACTCTGCAATTTATTGAAGGGAATTTACTATCTCCTATGATCGTCGGAAAGAGCTTGCATATGCATCCAGTATTTATTATGTTTGCACTACTAGCAGGTGGTGAAATAGGAGGAGTCATTGGCCTGATTTTTGCTGTACCCATGCTGGCTATCCTAAAGGTAACCATCATTCATGCAAAAGCCTATTTTACAAAGCAGCATTGA
- the alaS gene encoding alanine--tRNA ligase → MKYLTSAQVRQMFLDFFKEKGHTVEPSQPLVPHEDPSLLWINSGVATLKKYFDGRVIPENPRITNAQKSIRTNDIENVGKTARHHTFFEMLGNFSIGDYFKTESIHWAWEFLTSKDWIGFDAEKLSVTIHPEDDEAYKIWVEDIGIPKERIIRLEGNYWDIGEGPSGPNTEIFYDRGPEYGNDLNDPELYPGGENERYLEVWNLVFSQFNHNPDGTYTPLPKKNIDTGMGLERMVSVIQNVPTNFDTDLFIPIIEATEHISGQKYRNTKEKDIAFKVIADHIRTVTFAIGDGALPSNEGRGYVLRRLLRRAVRYAKQLTIQKPFMFELVPVVAEVMVDFYPEVKEKIEFIQKVVKNEEERFHETLNDGLTILSAVIKSQKEQNQTMIPGADVFRLYDTFGFPVELTEEYAEEEGMTIDHDGFEEEMESQRERARSARQDTGSMQVQGGVLGDIKDKSEFVGYDNHEQDAAILQIVSGNEFVDELAAGQEGQLILSTTPFYAESGGQVADKGYVFAEGVKVFVKDVQKAPNGQNLHHVFVEKGTLHKGMNVTAQIDTSIRADIIKNHTATHLLHQALKDVLGTHVNQAGSLVTPDRLRFDFSHFGQVKQEELERIETIVNEKIWESIQVEISSKSLDEAKEMGAMALFGEKYGDVVRVVKIGDYSLELCGGCHVPNSAVIGLFKILSESGIGAGTRRIEAVTGKAAYGVMNEQINLLKEASSKLKANPKDLVSRIETLQGEMKQLQRENESMSAKLGNIQAGNLINEVIEVNGVKVLASKVNGADMNNLRTMVDELKTKIGSGIVILGSASGEDKVNLSAGVTEDLLSKGYHAGKLIKEVATRCGGGGGGRPDMAQAGGKDPNKLDEALAFVQEWVKSI, encoded by the coding sequence ATGAAGTATTTAACATCAGCACAAGTAAGGCAAATGTTTTTAGATTTCTTTAAAGAAAAAGGTCATACCGTTGAACCCAGTCAGCCGTTAGTACCACACGAAGATCCATCACTTCTTTGGATTAACAGTGGTGTAGCGACATTGAAAAAGTACTTTGACGGACGTGTTATACCTGAGAATCCGCGTATTACCAATGCTCAAAAATCAATTCGTACAAACGATATTGAAAACGTTGGAAAAACAGCTAGACATCATACATTCTTCGAAATGCTTGGTAACTTTTCAATCGGAGATTACTTTAAGACAGAATCCATTCACTGGGCTTGGGAGTTTCTAACGAGCAAGGACTGGATCGGATTTGACGCAGAAAAACTATCTGTAACCATCCATCCAGAAGATGATGAAGCGTATAAAATTTGGGTGGAGGATATCGGTATCCCGAAAGAGCGCATTATTCGTCTAGAAGGCAACTATTGGGACATCGGTGAAGGCCCAAGTGGACCCAATACAGAAATTTTCTACGATCGTGGTCCTGAGTATGGAAATGACCTAAATGATCCTGAATTATATCCAGGTGGAGAAAATGAACGTTACTTAGAGGTTTGGAATCTTGTGTTCTCCCAATTTAACCACAATCCAGATGGGACATATACTCCTCTTCCTAAGAAAAATATTGATACCGGGATGGGGCTTGAGAGGATGGTATCTGTTATTCAAAATGTTCCTACTAATTTTGATACAGATTTATTTATCCCAATCATTGAAGCTACTGAACACATTTCTGGTCAAAAATATCGAAATACAAAAGAGAAGGACATCGCGTTTAAAGTAATTGCAGATCACATTAGAACGGTTACGTTTGCAATTGGAGATGGAGCTCTTCCATCAAATGAAGGCAGAGGATATGTACTACGTCGCCTACTGCGCAGAGCAGTTCGATATGCGAAGCAACTTACAATCCAAAAACCGTTTATGTTTGAATTAGTACCAGTTGTTGCAGAAGTAATGGTAGATTTTTACCCAGAGGTAAAAGAGAAGATAGAATTTATCCAAAAGGTTGTAAAAAATGAGGAAGAGCGCTTCCATGAAACACTAAATGATGGATTGACTATCCTATCAGCTGTTATAAAGTCTCAAAAAGAGCAAAACCAAACGATGATTCCTGGAGCTGATGTTTTCCGTCTTTATGACACGTTCGGTTTCCCGGTAGAGTTGACAGAGGAGTATGCGGAAGAAGAAGGCATGACTATTGATCATGATGGCTTTGAAGAAGAAATGGAAAGTCAGCGTGAAAGAGCAAGATCAGCTAGACAAGATACAGGGTCCATGCAAGTTCAAGGCGGAGTCTTAGGTGACATTAAAGATAAGAGTGAATTTGTTGGGTATGACAATCATGAACAAGATGCTGCTATCCTTCAAATCGTAAGTGGAAACGAATTTGTAGATGAGCTTGCGGCAGGTCAAGAAGGACAGCTCATTTTAAGTACAACTCCTTTCTATGCGGAAAGTGGAGGGCAAGTTGCTGACAAGGGGTATGTCTTTGCTGAAGGAGTAAAAGTATTCGTCAAGGACGTCCAAAAAGCACCAAACGGGCAAAACCTGCATCATGTTTTCGTTGAAAAAGGTACACTTCACAAAGGAATGAATGTTACCGCACAAATCGATACTAGCATTCGTGCAGATATCATTAAAAACCATACCGCTACACACTTATTGCATCAGGCTCTTAAGGATGTGCTAGGAACACACGTGAATCAAGCGGGTTCATTAGTTACACCAGATCGTCTCCGTTTTGATTTCTCTCACTTCGGTCAGGTAAAGCAGGAAGAATTAGAGAGAATAGAAACAATCGTTAACGAGAAAATATGGGAGAGTATTCAAGTTGAAATCTCCAGTAAGTCTCTTGATGAAGCGAAAGAAATGGGAGCAATGGCTCTATTCGGTGAGAAATACGGAGATGTTGTTCGTGTCGTTAAAATAGGTGATTACAGCTTAGAATTATGTGGAGGCTGCCACGTGCCGAACTCTGCTGTGATTGGGTTATTTAAAATCTTATCTGAATCAGGTATTGGTGCAGGAACAAGAAGAATTGAAGCTGTTACAGGTAAAGCTGCATACGGTGTCATGAATGAGCAAATTAATCTTCTTAAGGAAGCATCAAGCAAATTAAAAGCAAATCCTAAAGATCTCGTTAGTAGAATTGAGACACTGCAAGGGGAAATGAAACAATTACAACGTGAGAATGAATCAATGTCTGCTAAGTTAGGTAATATACAAGCAGGGAACTTAATCAACGAAGTAATCGAAGTAAATGGTGTGAAGGTACTAGCAAGTAAAGTGAACGGAGCGGATATGAATAATCTTCGTACAATGGTAGATGAATTGAAAACGAAAATTGGTTCTGGTATTGTAATCCTTGGTTCTGCTTCTGGTGAAGATAAAGTAAATTTATCCGCAGGGGTAACAGAAGATTTACTTTCAAAAGGCTATCATGCTGGGAAACTAATTAAAGAAGTCGCTACACGCTGTGGCGGAGGTGGCGGAGGCCGTCCTGATATGGCCCAAGCTGGCGGGAAGGATCCAAACAAATTGGATGAGGCATTAGCATTTGTCCAAGAATGGGTAAAATCAATCTAA
- a CDS encoding IreB family regulatory phosphoprotein produces MSSFDKTMKFNIQDEQLDTNVDDVLFTVYDALQEKGYNPINQIVGYLLSGDPAYIPRHNDARNIIRKLERDELIEELVKSYLANRK; encoded by the coding sequence ATGAGCTCTTTTGATAAGACGATGAAATTCAATATTCAAGACGAGCAACTTGATACAAATGTGGATGACGTACTTTTCACTGTATACGATGCGCTTCAAGAGAAAGGGTACAATCCGATTAATCAAATAGTTGGATATTTATTATCGGGTGATCCAGCTTATATTCCTAGACATAACGATGCTAGAAATATTATACGTAAACTTGAACGCGATGAACTAATTGAAGAGTTAGTAAAGTCATATTTAGCGAACAGAAAGTAA
- the ruvX gene encoding Holliday junction resolvase RuvX: MRILGLDVGTKTVGVAVSDEMGWTAQGLETIQINEERKEFGFKRLKEIIEEYSVDSIVVGLPKNMNGTIGPRGEACQMYAEMLKETFELPVQLWDERLSTMAAERILISADVSRKKRKKVIDKLAASVILQGYLDSKK, from the coding sequence ATGAGAATATTAGGTTTAGACGTTGGTACAAAAACAGTTGGAGTAGCTGTAAGCGATGAAATGGGTTGGACTGCTCAAGGACTTGAAACGATACAAATAAATGAAGAACGAAAAGAGTTTGGCTTTAAACGTCTAAAGGAAATCATTGAAGAATACAGTGTTGATTCAATCGTTGTAGGGCTTCCCAAAAATATGAACGGTACCATTGGTCCGCGCGGTGAAGCATGCCAAATGTATGCCGAAATGCTAAAAGAGACCTTTGAGTTACCTGTTCAATTATGGGACGAGCGTTTATCTACGATGGCTGCCGAAAGAATATTAATATCGGCAGATGTCAGTCGAAAGAAACGTAAGAAAGTGATTGATAAACTAGCAGCATCTGTAATTCTACAAGGGTATCTAGACAGCAAAAAATGA
- a CDS encoding DUF1292 domain-containing protein: MEHGEKQITVIDDNGNEQLCEVLFTFDSEEFGKSYVLYYPLGTDEDEEDIEIHASSFKQGENDEGELTPIETDEEWDMIEEMLNAFLDEEEDGE, from the coding sequence ATGGAACATGGTGAAAAGCAAATAACAGTAATTGATGATAATGGAAACGAACAATTATGTGAGGTTCTATTTACATTTGACAGTGAAGAATTCGGTAAATCTTACGTACTTTACTATCCACTTGGAACAGATGAAGATGAAGAGGATATTGAGATTCATGCTTCCAGCTTCAAGCAAGGTGAAAACGATGAAGGTGAATTAACACCTATCGAAACAGATGAAGAATGGGATATGATCGAAGAAATGTTAAATGCATTCCTTGATGAAGAGGAAGACGGAGAATAA
- the mltG gene encoding endolytic transglycosylase MltG, producing MTSVGSDSNKDEYKEKLLEKHKEAKLVRRIVLISTLVIFILIASVVTFGYLYIKSALEPVNPKDKKSIEVTIPIGSSSRKIAAILEENNVIKDDKVFRYYVKFKNESGFMAGDYKLNKAMTFDEIIASLKSGRILQEAVFSLTLPEGKQLVEITKILSEKTGYTQEELMTQFNDKKFLEGLMAKYPTVLTEEIFQEGIRYPLEGYLYPATYAYYKEKPSIEELITPMLDKTEEIVIAFQEEMIEKDMSVHQLLTFASLVEEEATQKTDRETIASVFYNRLDQGMKLQTDPTVLYSLGEHKDRVLYDDLEVESPYNTYVITGIPIGPIANAGEMSIKAALNPGETEYLYFLAAKDGKVYYSKTLEEHNRLKAEHITNQD from the coding sequence ATGACTTCAGTCGGTTCCGATTCAAATAAAGATGAATATAAAGAGAAATTGTTAGAAAAACATAAAGAGGCAAAGCTTGTTAGACGTATAGTATTGATCTCTACGCTTGTCATATTTATACTCATAGCTTCTGTTGTAACGTTTGGTTATTTATATATTAAATCCGCGTTAGAACCTGTGAATCCAAAAGATAAAAAGTCTATCGAAGTAACAATACCTATTGGCTCTTCATCTCGAAAAATTGCAGCCATTCTTGAAGAGAACAACGTCATTAAAGATGACAAGGTATTTCGTTATTATGTGAAGTTTAAGAATGAGTCTGGTTTCATGGCTGGTGATTACAAACTAAACAAGGCGATGACATTTGACGAAATCATTGCAAGTCTAAAATCAGGACGTATACTTCAGGAGGCCGTGTTCTCGTTAACATTACCTGAAGGTAAACAGCTTGTTGAAATTACAAAAATCCTATCCGAAAAAACAGGCTATACGCAAGAAGAATTAATGACCCAGTTTAATGATAAGAAGTTCCTTGAAGGCTTAATGGCAAAATATCCAACGGTGTTAACAGAGGAAATATTCCAAGAGGGAATTCGTTATCCCCTAGAAGGATATTTATACCCTGCAACATATGCTTATTATAAAGAAAAACCTAGCATTGAAGAGTTGATTACCCCAATGCTGGATAAAACAGAAGAAATTGTTATAGCGTTCCAAGAAGAGATGATTGAGAAAGATATGTCTGTCCACCAGTTGTTAACGTTTGCTTCATTAGTAGAAGAAGAAGCAACACAAAAAACTGATCGGGAAACCATTGCAAGTGTATTTTATAACAGACTTGACCAAGGTATGAAGCTCCAAACTGACCCGACTGTTTTATATTCACTTGGTGAGCATAAAGATCGTGTATTATATGATGATTTAGAAGTAGAATCACCATATAACACGTATGTAATTACAGGAATTCCTATTGGACCAATCGCTAATGCTGGGGAAATGTCCATTAAAGCGGCACTCAACCCAGGTGAAACAGAATATTTATACTTCCTTGCAGCAAAGGATGGAAAAGTGTATTATTCTAAGACTTTAGAAGAGCACAACCGACTCAAGGCAGAACATATTACGAACCAAGATTAA
- a CDS encoding O-methyltransferase translates to MVPSEMEQYLQALIPEREPLLMEIEQYARDNGVPIMELVGIEALLQFLRLIEPASILEVGSAIGYSALRMARTMPKANIVTIERNQERYDRALYYIDRANANDQIQIILGDALEVSLDQTFDVIFIDAAKGQYTRFFEKYEQLLNDNGVIISDNVLFKGYVAMDNSDKHRRTKSLINKIHHYNTWLMQNPNYDTTILPIGDGIAISKKKRVTK, encoded by the coding sequence ATGGTACCATCAGAAATGGAACAATATTTACAAGCATTAATTCCTGAGAGAGAACCTCTATTAATGGAGATTGAGCAATACGCAAGAGATAATGGAGTACCTATTATGGAGCTCGTAGGAATTGAAGCGCTATTGCAGTTTTTAAGACTTATTGAGCCAGCTTCTATATTAGAAGTAGGGAGTGCAATTGGTTATTCTGCGTTGAGAATGGCAAGAACGATGCCTAAGGCGAATATTGTAACGATAGAAAGAAATCAAGAGCGCTATGATAGAGCGCTTTATTATATTGATAGAGCAAATGCAAATGACCAGATTCAAATTATTTTAGGTGACGCGTTAGAGGTGTCACTTGATCAAACCTTTGATGTAATTTTTATTGATGCGGCAAAAGGGCAATATACAAGATTTTTTGAGAAGTATGAGCAACTACTTAATGATAACGGAGTCATTATTAGTGATAATGTGCTGTTTAAAGGGTATGTAGCAATGGATAACTCTGACAAGCATAGAAGAACAAAGAGTTTAATTAATAAGATTCATCATTATAATACATGGCTGATGCAAAATCCTAACTATGATACAACAATCTTACCGATTGGGGACGGCATAGCAATTAGTAAGAAAAAGAGGGTGACAAAATGA